A genomic stretch from Oreochromis niloticus isolate F11D_XX linkage group LG11, O_niloticus_UMD_NMBU, whole genome shotgun sequence includes:
- the leng1 gene encoding leukocyte receptor cluster member 1 encodes MNILPKKSWHVRNKDNVARVRRDEAQAAEEEREAKRRVERAEQEARTEYLRRKARAALQSTGGSRDDGDEEQGGGSGALEHLNLFPLEESSEKKGNEEYLREKKEEKEKQERAIGLLVSLGPQPGSEVTPWYLKSSKDKEESKEKEKRKGISEEEREKKDRRLKDSLDPLKDMKKALGEKDRKEHKSKKKEKRDKGEKRSSGESSIERLRAERLQREAEERRRAQALLEQRSGKGKEPGREVSERERPYNSAYFPELARKRQRRDRESWRDEILKS; translated from the exons ATGAACATCCTTCCGAAGAAGAGCTGGCATGTCCGCAACAAAGACAACGTCGCTCGAGTGCGGAGGGACGAGGCCCAGGCAGCAGAGGAGGAGCGCGAGGCCAAGCGTCGCGTGGAGCGCGCGGAGCAAGAG gCACGTACAGAGTATCTGAGAAGGAAAGCCCGAGCTGCTCTTCAGTCaacaggaggaagcagagatgaTGGTGATGAGGAACAGGGTGGAGGaagtggagctctggagcaTCTCAATCTTTTCCCCCTGGAGGAGTCCTCGGAGAAGAAGGGGAATGAGGAGTATctcagagaaaagaaagaagaaaag GAGAAGCAGGAAAGAGCCATTGGCTTACTGGTGTCATTGGGACCCCAGCCGGGGTCTGAGGTCACGCCGTGGTATCTGAAAAgcagcaaagacaaagaggagagcaaagaaaaagaaaagagaaaggggATAagtgaagaagagagagagaagaaggatCGTAGACTGAAGGATAGTTTGGATCCTTTGAAAGATATGAAGAAAGCTCTcggagagaaagacagaaaggagcacaagagcaagaaaaaggaaaaaagagacaaaGGGGAAAAGAGGAGCAGCGGAGAGAG CTCGATAGAAAGGTTACGTGCTGAGCGTTTACAGAGGGAGGCTGAGGAAAGGAGGAGAGCCCAGGCACTTCTGGAGCAGAGGAGCGGCAAAGGAAAGGAGCCTGGGAGGGAAGTGAGCGAGAGGGAGAGGCCTTACAACAGTGCATACTTCCCAGAACTAGCCCGAAAGCGACAAAGGCGGGACCGGGAGAGCTGGAGAGATGAGATTTTAAAATCCTGA